The following are encoded together in the Phaseolus vulgaris cultivar G19833 chromosome 9, P. vulgaris v2.0, whole genome shotgun sequence genome:
- the LOC137821294 gene encoding deSI-like protein At4g17486, with protein sequence MGTTKSSSNSTSKSDNNNNNNVNGDKDKNNNTRVVLNVYDLTPLNNYLYWFGFGIFHSGIEVHGKEYGFGAHDFPASGVFEVEPKKCPGFIYRCSVTLGHVNMHPSEFRTFIETIANEYHGDTYHLISKNCNHFTDDMSHRLNGKRIPGWVNRLARLGSLCSCLLPDCVEVTTVKQLPEYHSEDEIAESLSSASPCGSQATSGMDDDQEKHLLSPFASKTDNVSFVKEAPLK encoded by the exons ATGGGGACGACGAAGAGCAGCTCCAATTCTACCTCAAAAtctgataataataataataacaatgtCAATGGCGACAAggacaaaaacaacaacaccagaGTGGTGTTGAATGTCTACGACCTCACCCCTCTCAACAATTATTTGTATTGGTTCGGCTTTGGAATCTTTCACTCAGGCATTGAAG TACACGGTAAAGAGTATGGATTTGGAGCTCATGACTTTCCAGCAAGTGGAGTATTTGAAGTAGAGCCAAAGAAGTGCCCTGGATTTATATACAGATGTTCTGTGACTTTAGGTCATGTAAATATGCATCCTTCTGAGTTTCGAACATTCATTGAGACCATAGCTAATGAGTATCATGGAGATACCTACCACCTTATATCTAAGAACTGCAATCATTTTACGGATGATATGTCACATAGATTGAATGGAAAACGAATCCCAGGTTGGGTGAATCGTCTTGCTAGGTTAG GTTCACTTTGCAGTTGCCTACTTCCTGATTGTGTTGAAGTAACAACTGTTAAACAACTACCGGAATACCATTCAG AAGATGAAATTGCTGAGTCTCTTTCGTCTGCCTCACCATGTGGATCTCAAGCAACATCAGGAATGGACGATGACCAAGAAAAGCACCTTTTGTCACCTTTCGCCAGTAAAACAGATAATGTTTCGTTTGTTAAAGAGGCACCATTAAAATGA